The proteins below come from a single Cervus elaphus chromosome 4, mCerEla1.1, whole genome shotgun sequence genomic window:
- the ZSWIM9 gene encoding LOW QUALITY PROTEIN: uncharacterized protein ZSWIM9 (The sequence of the model RefSeq protein was modified relative to this genomic sequence to represent the inferred CDS: deleted 1 base in 1 codon): MEPPPGTAAGQEEQELRERAFFSWAEFSRFFDAWCQQRLALFFVKSSMHLARCRWASAPPLYTLIDVLKYSYVRLVCKDVRAPSRPAVGPPQPGCPAFIIVKLSPLRDRLVVTECQLTHSHPACPLEFAYYFRPGHLLANACLPVRTTNKISKQFVAPADVRRLLSYCKGRDHGVLDALHVLEGLFRTDPEAKVKLVFVEDQAVVETVFFLTSRTRALLRRFPRMLLVDRLPGLQGALDLLAVLCVDGAGRARQAACCVARPGTPSLLRFALASLLQSAPDVKGRVRCLTAGPEVAAQLPAVRQLLPGARVQICRAQGLETLFSKAQELGGAGREDPGLWPRLCRLAGASSPAAYAEALAELRAHGPAAFVDYFERNWAPRRDMWVRFRAFEAARDLDACALVRGHRRRLLRRLSPSRSVAQCLRDLVAMQWADAAGEAAPDVSDDGGPWLEGEPGRGAQVENQRLKGLETGDWVGARKEGSFWREAQLEKEWARGLETRDRGGAQVESEKGRGLQIRDWRGVQLENQVRGLEGSVWRGSQLEKERLRAPEIRDWRGGPLESEKDWGLEGYIWRGAQVDDQRLRGLEGYTWRLAQLEDRRVRVLETADGRGTQFDCERARSHDGSSWRGPKLHDERLSGLKTRDWKGPHLEAEKERGLEVKNWRGVPVEKALELVPENGDPRGPQWGDGRQRGPETREEGGARLGVKRRRGLEDVVLIQLGDPRVAGLENGEGGGAQAGSPRSRGGQGRECGDPGGGCLGLGDGVTCSTPGGTVSEGDPERAARRRRYPAPGECLQEGSGGEGPREPKRPCCPSGDEEVDWEPLAKFRAACGPELAELVAEELAFARQHGTRGFHWTGTGFALQDGTSDFFLDGALTRCTCSIHAARRLPCRHVFAARLLTGAALFHMDLLRDCWGRAPEP; the protein is encoded by the exons ATGGAGCCTCCACCCGGCACAGCGgcggggcaggaggagcaggagctGCGGGAGAGGGCCTTCTTCTCGTGGGCCGAGTTCAGTCGCTTCTTCGACGCGTGGTGCCAGCAGCGGCTGGCACTCTTCTTCGTCAAGAGCTCCATGCACCTGGCGCGCTGCCGCTGGGCCAGCGCGCCCCCGCTCTACACGCTCATCGACGTGCTCAAGTACAGCTACGTGCGGCTGGTGTGCAAGGACGTGCGCGCGCCCAGCCGGCCCGCCGTGGG GCCCCCCCAGCCTGGCTGCCCGGCCTTCATCATCGTCAAGCTGAGCCCGCTGCGGGACCGCCTCGTGGTGACGGAGTGTCAGCTGACCCACTCGCACCCGGCCTGCCCGCTCGAGTTCGCTTACTACTTCCGCCCGGGCCACCTGCTGGCCAACGCCTGCCTGCCCGTGCGCACCACCAACAAGATCTCCAAGCAGTTCGTGGCCCCGGCCGACGTGCGCCGCCTGCTCTCCTACTGCAAAGGCCGCGACCACGGCGTCCTGGACGCCCTGCACGTGCTCGAAGGGCTCTTCCGCACCGACCCCGAGGCCAAG GTGAAGCTGGTGTTCGTGGAGGACCAGGCGGTGGTGGAGACCGTGTTCTTCCTGACGTCACGCACCCGGGCGCTGCTGCGGCGCTTTCCACGCATGCTTCTGGTGGACCGGCTGCCGGGGCTGCAGGGCGCGCTGGATCTGCTGGCGGTGCTGTGCGTGGACGGCGCGGGCCGAGCGCGTCAGGCCGCCTGCTGCGTGGCGCGCCCGGGCACGCCGAGCCTGCTGCGCTTCGCGCTGGCCTCGCTGCTGCAGAGCGCGCCCGACGTCAAGGGCCGCGTGCGCTGCCTGACTGCCGGGCCCGAGGTGGCGGCGCAGCTGCCCGCCGTGCGCCAGCTGCTGCCCGGTGCGCGCGTCCAGATCTGCAGGGCGCAGGGCCTGGAGACGCTCTTCAGCAAGGCGCAGGAGCTGGGCGGCGCCGGCCGCGAGGACCCGGGCCTGTGGCCCCGCCTGTGTCGCCTGGCGGGCGCGTCGTCCCCCGCCGCCTATGCCGAGGCCCTGGCCGAGCTGCGCGCCCACGGCCCGGCCGCCTTCGTCGATTACTTTGAGCGCAACTGGGCGCCACGCCGGGACATGTGGGTGCGCTTCCGCGCCTTCGAAGCGGCCCGCGATCTGGACGCGTGCGCCCTGGTGCGCGGCCACCGCCGGCGTTTGCTGCGCCGCTTGAGCCCCTCGCGCAGCGTGGCGCAGTGCCTGCGCGATCTAGTGGCCATGCAGTGGGCCGACGCCGCTGGGGAGGCGGCGCCCGACGTCTCCGATGATGGGGGCCCATGGCTGGAGGGGGAGCCAGGGAGGGGAGCCCAGGTGGAGAACCAGAGGTTGAAGGGCCTAGAAACCGGAGACTGGGTAGGGGCGCGGAAGGAGGGAAGTTTTTGGAGAGAAGCCCAGTTGGAGAAGGAGTGGGCCCGAGGGCTGGAGACCAGAGACCGGGGAGGGGCTCAGGTGGAAAGTGAGAAGGGGAGAGGGTTGCAAATCCGAGACTGGAGAGGGGTCCAGTTGGAAAACCAGGTGAGAGGGCTAGAGGGGAGTGTCTGGAGAGGGTCCCAGTTGGAGAAGGAGCGCTTGAGAGCGCCCGAGATCAGAGACTGGAGGGGGGGCCCATTGGAGAGTGAGAAAGATTGGGGACTGGAAGGTTATATCTGGAGGGGGGCCCAGGTGGACGACCAGAGGTTGAGGGGACTGGAAGGGTATACCTGGAGGCTGGCACAGCTGGAGGATCGAAGGGTTAGGGTGCTGGAGACCGCAGACGGGAGGGGGACCCAGTTTGATTGCGAGAGGGCCAGGAGTCATGATGGGAGCTCCTGGAGGGGGCCCAAGTTGCACGATGAGCGGCTAAGTGGCCTGAAAACCAGGGACTGGAAGGGGCCGCATTTGGAAGCCGAGAAGGAGAGGGGGCTGGAGGTAAAAAACTGGAGGGGGGTCCCTGTGGAGAAGGCCCTGGAACTGGTCCCTGAGAATGGAGACCCCAGGGGGCCCCAgtggggagatgggaggcagAGAGGGCCAGAGactagagaagagggaggagcgAGGTTGGGTGTCAAAAGAAGAAGGGGCCTGGAGGATGTAGTTCTGATCCAGCTGGGGGACCCAAGGGTGGCGGGCCTGGagaatggagagggaggaggtgccCAGGCTGGGAGCCCCAGGAgcagaggtgggcagggcagggagtgTGGGGACCCAGGAGGGGGCTGTTTAGGGCTGGGGGATGGAGTCACATGCAGCACCCCA GGGGGGACCGTGTCAGAGGGTGACCCAGAGCGGGCAGCGAGAAGAAGGAGGTACCCGGCCCCTGGGGAGTGCTTGCAGGAAGGAAGTGGAGGAGAAGGCCCAAGGGAACCAAAGAGGCCGTGCTGCCCCTCAGGGGATGAGGAGGTGGACTGGGAGCCGCTGGCCAAGTTCCGAGCAGCCTGCGGGCCAGAACTGGCGGAGCTGGTGGCTGAAGAGCTGGCCTTTGCCAGGCAGCACGGGACCCGCGGTTTCCACTGGACCGGGACTGGCTTCGCCCTGCAGGACGGCACCTCGGACTTCTTCCTGGACGGAGCGCTCACGCGCTGCACCTGCTCCATCCACGCCGCGCGCCGCCTGCCCTGCCGCCACGTGTTCGCCGCGCGCCTCCTCACAGGGGCAGCCTTATTCCACATGGACCTGCTCAGGGATTGTTGGGGGAGGGCCCCCGAGCCCTGA
- the LOC122692261 gene encoding zinc finger protein 664-like gives MKPGDGEVDPGEPPDCLGFDPSHLRTHQEDAEDPEEAPGGAEAEAGTLVQFIDEHGAYSTARLVPDGSAEERSEKRGPGLLRAGSEGREGLARPWRFSCAACGKAFKRAWELLSHEVVHTAARPFRCGLCTAAFKRHSDCKSHRLVHSDERPHCCDACGKRFKRASNLQEHRRIHTGERPFPCQSCPKRFKTPYELHRHEPLHAPSRPFPCPDCGKAFAAGPALLLHRRQHCVDKPHACGVCGKRFSYSHSLRVHERVHTGDRPFVCPLCAKAFKQSNALASHRRVHSGERPYRCATCGKAFKQSSYLAIHQRTHTGERPYPCDACGKAFSRPSLLLQHRRVHSPLRPHACRFCPKHFKDLNYHAVHERLHTGDMPYKCSLCGKGFAHPSNLLQHQSVHPDG, from the exons ATGAAGCCGGGAGATGGAGAAGTGGATCCCGGAGAACCCCCAGACTGTCTGGGGTTCGATCCGTCTCACCTGAGGACACACCAGGAGGATGCTGAGGACCCAGAAGAG GCGCCCGGAGGAGCCGAGGCGGAGGCGGGGACCCTGGTGCAGTTCATCGACGAGCACGGGGCGTACTCGACCGCGCGCCTGGTGCCCGACGGTTCGGCGGAGGAGCGCTCCGAGAAGCGGGGGCCAGGCTTGCTCCGCGCCGGCTCTGAGGGTCGGGAGGGGCTGGCGCGGCCCTGGCGGTTCAGCTGCGCCGCCTGCGGGAAGGCCTTCAAGCGCGCGTGGGAGCTGCTGAGCCACGAGGTGGTGCACACGGCCGCGCGGCCCTTCCGCTGTGGCTTGTGCACGGCCGCCTTCAAACGCCACTCGGACTGCAAGAGTCACCGGCTGGTGCACAGCGACGAGCGGCCGCACTGCTGTGACGCCTGCGGCAAGCGCTTCAAGCGAGCCAGCAACCTGCAG GAGCACCGCCGCATCCACACGGGCGAGCGTCCCTTCCCCTGCCAGTCCTGCCCGAAGCGCTTCAAGACCCCCTACGAGCTGCACCGCCACGAGCCGCTGCACGCCCCCTCGCGGCCCTTCCCCTGCCCGGACTGCGGCAAGGCCTTCGCGGCCGGGCCGGCCCTGCTCCTCCACCGGCGGCAGCACTGCGTGGACAAGCCGCACGCGTGCGGGGTGTGCGGCAAGCGCTTCAGCTACAGTCACAGCCTGCGGGTGCACGAGCGCGTGCACACAGGCGATCGGCCCTTCGTGTGCCCGCTGTGCGCCAAGGCCTTCAAGCAGTCCAACGCGCTGGCCTCTCACCGTCGCGTGCATTCGGGGGAGCGGCCCTACCGGTGCGCCACGTGCGGCAAGGCTTTCAAGCAATCGTCCTACCTGGCCATCCACCAGCGCACGCACACGGGCGAGCGGCCCTATCCCTGCGATGCCTGCGGCAAAGCCTTCTCCAGGCCCTCGCTGCTCCTGCAGCATCGCCGGGTGCATAGCCCCCTGCGCCCCCACGCCTGTCGCTTCTGCCCCAAGCACTTCAAGGACCTGAACTACCACGCGGTCCACGAGAGGCTGCACACGGGAGACATGCCCTACAAGTGTAGTCTCTGTGGCAAGGGCTTCGCGCATCCCAGCAACTTGCTGCAGCATCAGAGCGTGCATCCGgatgggtga